From Microcoleus sp. AS-A8:
CAGGATTTGAGAAATTCTGTGCAAAAAATCTTGAGCCAATTAAGTACTCAAGTCATTAGTTCTTTGACAGGATGGCAATTTATTTTAGAGGCTTTATCTGTAGCAGGTATTTAGGAAATTGGTATTAAGTAACTCACTCGCGCTCGTTATAACTTTACCTTTGAGCCTCCTTTTTTGGGTCATGGTTTGCAGCGTAGCGCCGCGAACCAGTCTCCTTTTTCCACATCCCGTGAAAAAGTCAGCCTCACTTGGGAGTGGGAATATCGTCGCAGAGAGTGCGATCGCTCTTTTCGAGCTTGGAGTTATTCTTCAGATAATCACGCGCCCAATCGCAACCCCGCGCCAGAAGAATATCTAAGGTAAAACCTAGATACCAGCACTTCTCGGTTATAAGGTAGAAAAATGTTTAGGGCTTAATCAAGAATTAATTGCATTAGTAGTACAATACCTCGAAGGTAGAAGTCAAACAAAAATACTAATAGAGAAGATGAAAATTACTCGACGTGTCTTGATGGCTGCCATCACCGCGCTACTTGTAGTGGCGGTGGGGCATTTGACTCAGCCAGCCCCCGGCGTTGCCCAGGAAAAAGTGATTAACCTTTATTCCGCACGTCATTATGACACTGATAATGCACTATACGAAAGCTTTACCAGAAAGACAAGCATCAAGGTCAACTTAGTTGAGGCTAAAGCTGAAGAATTAATCGAACGGATTAAAAGCGAAGGTGCCAATAGCCCAGCCGATGTGATAGTTACTGTGGACGCTGGTAACCTATGGCGGGCAAAAGAATCTGGAATCTTGCAACCTATTTCTTCGCGGGTGCTGGACACTGCAATTCCAGCAAACCTTAGAGACCCGGACAAGACCTGGTTTGGTCTATCGAGGCGGGCGCGAGTCATTGTATACAACAAAGACAGGGTGAATCCATCCCAACTGTCAACTTACGAAGATTTAGCCAATCCTAAATGGAAAGGTAAAATCCTCGTGCGCTCATCAAGTAACGTCTACAACCAGTCTCTCGTGGGGTGGTTACTCGCAGCACATGGCCCTGAAAAAACTGAGGAATGGGTACGCGGTCTTGTTGGCAACTTCGCCCGTCCCCCAGAAGGCAATGATACGGCTCAAATTAAGGCAGTTGCGGATGGTGTAGGGGACATTGCGATCGCTAACCATTACTACGTCGCCCGCCTTGCGAATTCCAAGAAGCCGGAAGAAAAAGCGATCGCACAAAAAGTTGGTGTGTTCTTCCCCAATCAGAGAGATCGGGGTACCCACGTTAACATCTGTGGCGCGGCTGTTGTGAAGACTTCCAAAAATAAACAGGCAGCACAACAGTTTATTGAGTACCTGGCAAGTCCAGAAGCTCAAGAAATCTTTGCCAAGAATAACTATGAATACCCCATCATTAAGAGTGTTACTCCGGCTGATGTTGTTAAGACATTTGGTCAATTAAAGGGCGATGAAAAAACTCTTGCTGCCGTGTTTGGCAAGAACAATCCGGACGCCCTTAAAATCATGGATCGTGCTGGATGGAAATAAAATAGAGATGCAGCACAAACCCCTCTAATCTTTTAGGTAAAACAGGCGTACCCTTTCAACGGGTGCGCCATTTTATTGGCAGTCATTTACAACTTAATGAAACACAAATAAAGAGCAAACAGTTATTTTTTGATGCTTCCATCAGGCATGATTGCGCCACTGAGGTTCGCACCCTCTAGCTTGGCACCCTCTAGCTTGGCAGTACTTAAGTCTGCTTCTTTCAGGTTGGCATTGTTCAAAACAGAACCCGTTAAGTCTGCTCCCTTTAAGTAAGCACTACTCAGATTGGCACCAGTGAGGTTGGCACTCTTGAGATTAGCTGTCGCTAATCCCGCAGCACTGAGGTTGGCACCACTGAGATTGGCATCATTCAGCTTGGCGCTATCTAGGAAAGCTCCACTGAGATTGGCATTATTCAGCTTTACACCACTCAGATTAGCATCATTGAGCTTTGCCCCACTCAGATCAGCGCCAGTCAAATCAGTACCCGTCAGATCAACGCTATTCAATTCGCAACCGGGGCATTTTTTAGTTTCTTTTAATTGCGCCTTCAATTTTTCCCCTTCGTTTTCCGACGCTTGACAACTGCAAAGGGTGAACAGCAACAGTAATGCAACAAGAATTCTTGATTTCATCATTTAGCTATTAATTCGATTTCTCCCAGACCCAGCAATCCTCAAACTCAAGAGAATGACGGGTATAATCCCCACCGCGACGATCGCTAGTGCTGGCCCTGCTGCCTCCGCTAACCGCTCGTCGGAAGCCAGATTGTATACTCGAACGGCTAGGGTGTCAAAATTAAAAGGTCTAACGATCAGTGTGGCTGGCAGTTCCTTCATCACATCCACAAAGACCATCATTCCTGCCGTCAGCAAACCGCCCCACATAAGGGGGATATGTACTTTAACCAGAGTACTCGTTGAGTTGTATCCGAGCGATCGCGCCGCATCATCTAAACTCGGCTTGATTTTGCCCAGGCTTGCCTCAACGGTGCTGAAGGAAACGGCAAGGAAACGCACTAAATAAGCAAATACCAGCGCGGTAATGGTGCCACTCAAGAGCAAACCCGTTGAGATGCCAAAGCTGCTTCGCATCCAAGCATCGATCGCATTATCGAGCCTACCAATAGGGATGAGGATACCCACGGCAATCACCGAACCGGGCACAGCGTAACCCATTGAAGCAACGCGTGCTGAGAGACGCATCGCCGCATTTGATCGCAGACGTAACCCATAGGCCATTACAATTGCAATCGCGACTCCCAAAGTGGCAGTGAGTGCAGCCAGGATGAAACTATTACGAGCAAAGCCCCAAAAGCGATCATCTAAGGTAATTTCGGCATTTTTAATCGTCATATCCAACAGAATGACGGCTGGAAGCAGAAAACCCAGAGCGAGGGGGACAAAACAAGCCAATCCAGCACCGATAGCCCGTATTCCCCGGAGTTGATAACTCGGCAGTCGGCGGTGTGCGGCGGCACTCTGATAATATCGCGCTCGACGACGCGACCAACGCTCCAGCAAAATCAACCAGAGGATGAATAACAACAGAAAAGCTGCCAGTTGAGTTGCCGCCACTCGCTCACCCAATCCAAACCAAGTCCGATAGATGCCGGTCGTAAAGGTATCAACACCAAAATACTGCACGGTGCCGAAGTCGTTCAGGGTTTCCATCAGAGCGAGTGCTAAACCAGCAACGATGGAAGGTCGTGCCAAAGGTAAGGCAACGGTAGCGAAACTGCGCCAAGGGCCACAACCCAGCGTCCGGCTGGCCTCTAGGGTACACACGGATTGCTCTAAAAAGGCAACTCGCGCCAGCAGATAAACGTAGGGATACAGGACTAATGTCAGCATGACAATTGCTCCCCAAAGCGATCGCACATTGGGAAACCAATAGTCCCCATACCCCCAACCAAACAGATTACGCAGTGCTGTTTGTACAGGTCCCGAAAATTCCAAAAAGTCAGTATAGGTGTAAGCCAGCACATAAGCCGGTGCAGCCAGAGGAAGCAATAGTGCCCATTCAAATAGACGACTACCCAGAAAGCGGCACATCGTTACCAGCCATGCCGTCCCCACCCCAATCACTAAAACACCCCAGCCGACCCCCATCATCAACCAAAACGAGTTGGTGATGTAACGCCACAAGACTGTTTCGGCTAGATGCTTCCAAACCTCGCCAGAGTCCGTGAAGATGTTGCCCAAGACAAATAGGACTGGCGTCGAGATGAGAAAAGCGATCGCGATAACCAGAACCGTCCAGCCACTGAAACGCACACGGGGAAATACTGGCTTGCGGCTGACGCTTCCAGAGGGGGTAGGTGCATATCGAATCGGTTTTTCCATGGAATTGATTTCAGTTGCCTAGAGCGCCGCCGCCTGATTGAGTTGTTCGCGGGTCAGTGGCTCTTGAGACATTTTGTACACTGTACCTCGGTTTGTGGAAAGTACGTTGAGATAATACTTGATCTCACCTGCCTTAGACACCTCATATACTCTTCTTCCCGTGTCATCTTCGAGATCTAACGCCTTCACTTGATACCCTTTAGCTTCTAGCTTCTGTTCGAGATTGCTCGATACATCACGCCACTGCGTTTCTGGTGTTTGCCAACACCCTAGTAAACCATTACAACCCGCTTGAGCTCCCTCAATCTGGGGAAACTCTGCCAAGGGGTCATCTGGCGTGGGACTTGGTGTCGGACTTGGTGTTGGTGTTGGCGTGGGACTTGGTGTTGGTGTTGGCGTTGGCGTGGGACTTGGCGTGGGACTTGGTGTTGGTGCCGGGGTTGGCGTGGGTGTGGGACTTGGTGTGGGACTTGGTGTTGGTGTTGGCGTGGGACTTGGTGTTGGTGTTGGCGTGGGACTTGGTGTTGGTGTTGGCGTGGGACTTGGTGTTGGTGTTGGTGCCGGGGTTGGCGTGTTTTGCGCCACAGTAGGAGACGGCTGAGGTTGCTGAAGTCGTGGAGAGGGTTTAATAATCAGTGATGTGCTCGGCTGTACTCTAGGTGAGGGTATGACAGGTAGGAGCGTGCTCGGTTGCACTACAGGGGAGGGTGTGGGTCGTTGAACCGTTGGGGAGGGTTGGGGAGAAGGCGGAGGAGGCAACTGCGTAACTTTAACGGATTTTTTCTCAGAAGGCGGCTCAGCCTGTTGTTGAGAAGGGATTGGTATACTCAGCAGTAGGGCGTGGAATCCGAGTGAGATTAACCACATCGGTCGAATCAGAATCTGTACAGGAGCAGGCCAGTTTTTGAGAAAATGAGGATGAGCCATGGTGTTAAAAATGTGCAGATGTCCCCCTCAGAGCCATTAGATAGCTCTTAGACTCAGCGGCTTTTTTGAAGACCTACAACCACGAGTTCCGCTAGCTGCAACAGACCATCCGGTCAGCCGGCGTTTTGCTTAGCTACAAGCTAATTTTGGTCACGGCAATTTCACCAGACGTTCCTGCCTGAACCTGGGTAATTAACCTCTATACGTCTATACGGGAATATATCTTGCAAGTCTTTATCAAGAAGCTACCGCATTTATTGAAAATTCGCAAGCTGATTGTATAGGCTACGAAGTAAAGCCAAAGACTCTAGTGACCCGTTTTAAAGTATCAGCTGCCATCTATTTCATCCGTAAGGAGAAAAAATTCTGTTTCGTCTTTGGCGCTCACGCTCTGTACTCATTCCCATGATGGGATGCCTTGTCTTGCTAATTGCGATTAGCTTCAAAGTGGGCGTTCTCGCTCAATCCTCTTCGAGTTCACCTCAACCTCCAACCTTAACTACGGCTCAAACGCCAGATTTGGGACAGCACTTTAAACAATTAGGACTAGAAGGATCGATTTTAATTTACGACTCCAAGCAAAACCGAACCTACGAACACAATCCTCAGCGTAATGCAACGGCGATGAAAGATATTGATCGCTTCTGGTTGCAGGGGCCGCTGAAAATTACGCCCAAGGAGCAGATTGAGTTTTTGCAACGGTTGTATCGAAATGATTTGCCCTTCTCGCAACGAACAATGAATCTGGTGCCAGTTGAAAAAGGTTAAAAAGCTTACGGTACAAACTTTCTTGCCTTCTGCCTTCTGCCTTCTTAAACTAGTTCAGCGCACCTGTCGCAATACATCAAACTTGAGCAGATACACCAAGGTTCGGGATAGATAGACCACAGCCCCCAGTTCCGAGCCAGCGAAGCGCTGTAGAATGTCAGCTACTTTTAGAGAGCCTTCTTTCGCGATCGCTTCTAGTACCTGATCGATGATCGCAGTTGGCGAGCGCTTGTCTGCCCCAAAGTTCGTCATCCAAGTGGTGCGGAGTGCCTGCAATTTTTCCGGTGCTGCCATCGCACCGAGACTGAGAACCATATCCTGACTCAAACTCTGGGTAGGATAGTGAGCTAACAGATGAAAGGGGTCGTTACACAAAGGATGGGGCGGTTTTCCCGGAGCCACAGGCGCTGATACGGTTGCTTTTGTCCGTATCTCAGCTAATTCTTCCCACAGGGCTTCATACGCCCCAATCACGACTGACCAATCATAGATTTCACGCGCACGAACTCGACCATTTTCGCCCAAACGTTGCCGGACTTCTGGCTGAGTCAATAAAACGGTTAACGCCTCGGTACAGGCATCAACGTCCACCGCCGTCATCAGACTGATATGACCGACATAGGTGCTGTAGTTTAGATTGTCATCGTGGTAATTTGCCGCAAAATCCAAACCGCATCCGGGAGGCGGCATCAGGGTAGGAACCCGAAAACCATCCAATTCGTGGCGTACCGTATCCTTATAACCGTCCCAATCTGCTACAACAACCGGTAAACCCGCCGCCATTGCCTCAACTGGAGTTAGCCCAAAGGTTTCCTGGATATTGTCTGCCAGGGAGATAAAGACATCTGCGACAGACCAAATATTTTGGCGAATCTCTGGTTGGCGTCCATCCACAAACAGATGGTTAACGGTAGGGCTAAAAACAGAGGCCGTGTTTTTAAAGGCCACTTCTTGTTGTTCGTCTTCAAACCAACCCGCCTGGATTAGATGCACCTTGGCATTCGTGGCTTGAGCAGCCCGTTCCATCGCCAGATACATGGGGACGGGATGAGCTTTGGCATTGAAGATCAACCGACCGACAAACAAGACCACCAGGTCATCCGGGCCAATTCCCAGTTTTTGGCGCAACTGACTTCGAGTTTCTTGGGCGACCTGACCTTGAGGAAACGCCTCACAATCAACTCCGAGGGGAATCACCGGCAGCCTGAACTGAACGGCAGGCTTAGCACCCAGGCGCACAGCAAGATACTCTGACCAA
This genomic window contains:
- a CDS encoding iron ABC transporter permease, with product MEKPIRYAPTPSGSVSRKPVFPRVRFSGWTVLVIAIAFLISTPVLFVLGNIFTDSGEVWKHLAETVLWRYITNSFWLMMGVGWGVLVIGVGTAWLVTMCRFLGSRLFEWALLLPLAAPAYVLAYTYTDFLEFSGPVQTALRNLFGWGYGDYWFPNVRSLWGAIVMLTLVLYPYVYLLARVAFLEQSVCTLEASRTLGCGPWRSFATVALPLARPSIVAGLALALMETLNDFGTVQYFGVDTFTTGIYRTWFGLGERVAATQLAAFLLLFILWLILLERWSRRRARYYQSAAAHRRLPSYQLRGIRAIGAGLACFVPLALGFLLPAVILLDMTIKNAEITLDDRFWGFARNSFILAALTATLGVAIAIVMAYGLRLRSNAAMRLSARVASMGYAVPGSVIAVGILIPIGRLDNAIDAWMRSSFGISTGLLLSGTITALVFAYLVRFLAVSFSTVEASLGKIKPSLDDAARSLGYNSTSTLVKVHIPLMWGGLLTAGMMVFVDVMKELPATLIVRPFNFDTLAVRVYNLASDERLAEAAGPALAIVAVGIIPVILLSLRIAGSGRNRINS
- a CDS encoding Fe(3+) ABC transporter substrate-binding protein, yielding MKITRRVLMAAITALLVVAVGHLTQPAPGVAQEKVINLYSARHYDTDNALYESFTRKTSIKVNLVEAKAEELIERIKSEGANSPADVIVTVDAGNLWRAKESGILQPISSRVLDTAIPANLRDPDKTWFGLSRRARVIVYNKDRVNPSQLSTYEDLANPKWKGKILVRSSSNVYNQSLVGWLLAAHGPEKTEEWVRGLVGNFARPPEGNDTAQIKAVADGVGDIAIANHYYVARLANSKKPEEKAIAQKVGVFFPNQRDRGTHVNICGAAVVKTSKNKQAAQQFIEYLASPEAQEIFAKNNYEYPIIKSVTPADVVKTFGQLKGDEKTLAAVFGKNNPDALKIMDRAGWK
- a CDS encoding glycosyltransferase family 4 protein, whose translation is MKTAAILYQPDGFETQGQRLMGRQAAGEGFLKALARHGKAESLYCSTKDKAGFEAFSQQVRPWLSNSRQIRWLPAGNPLALAEAGTLYRPDPLINELAWQRRFANQQAYSLCGVTHTLASKGAMEGIGNLLIAPIQPWDAVICTSRAVKTMVERLLGTWSEYLAVRLGAKPAVQFRLPVIPLGVDCEAFPQGQVAQETRSQLRQKLGIGPDDLVVLFVGRLIFNAKAHPVPMYLAMERAAQATNAKVHLIQAGWFEDEQQEVAFKNTASVFSPTVNHLFVDGRQPEIRQNIWSVADVFISLADNIQETFGLTPVEAMAAGLPVVVADWDGYKDTVRHELDGFRVPTLMPPPGCGLDFAANYHDDNLNYSTYVGHISLMTAVDVDACTEALTVLLTQPEVRQRLGENGRVRAREIYDWSVVIGAYEALWEELAEIRTKATVSAPVAPGKPPHPLCNDPFHLLAHYPTQSLSQDMVLSLGAMAAPEKLQALRTTWMTNFGADKRSPTAIIDQVLEAIAKEGSLKVADILQRFAGSELGAVVYLSRTLVYLLKFDVLRQVR
- a CDS encoding pentapeptide repeat-containing protein is translated as MMKSRILVALLLLFTLCSCQASENEGEKLKAQLKETKKCPGCELNSVDLTGTDLTGADLSGAKLNDANLSGVKLNNANLSGAFLDSAKLNDANLSGANLSAAGLATANLKSANLTGANLSSAYLKGADLTGSVLNNANLKEADLSTAKLEGAKLEGANLSGAIMPDGSIKK